In one Mycobacterium sp. NBC_00419 genomic region, the following are encoded:
- a CDS encoding flavin-containing monooxygenase, which produces MTSTLEPQTGLTPQQRVDAWLADFEAALAARDIDRAAAKFATDSFWRDLVSFTWNIKTVEGRDAIAGMLGARLADTDPSGFRTRETPTADGDVTSAFIEFETAVGRGTGHLRLKGDQAWTLLTALQELTGFEEAKGPSRVMGAVHGDDPDPRSWAEKRAEEQAELGRSIQPYVLVIGGGQGGIALGARLRQLRVPAIVVDRHERPGDQWRKRYKSLCLHDPVWYDHLPYLPFPPNWPVFAPKDKIGDWLEFYTRVMEVPYWSKTTCLSASYDESAGIWTVEVDRDGERLTLHPTQLVLATGMSGKPSVPTLPGQDVFRGDQHHSSAHPGPDAYVGKKAVVIGSNNSAHDICKALYENGVDVTMVQRSSTHIVKSDSLMEIGLGDLYSERALAAGMTTEKADLTFASLPYRIMHEFQIPLYDQMRERDKDFYDRLEAAGFELDWGADGSGLFMKYLRRGSGYYIDVGACDLVADGKIKLAHGQVARLTEDSVVLADGTQLPADVVVYATGFGSMNGWAADLIGQDVADKVGKVWGLGSDTPKDPGPWEGEQRNMWKPTQQDNLWFHGGNLHQSRHYSLYLALQLKARFEGIPTPVYGLQEVHHLS; this is translated from the coding sequence ATGACATCAACACTTGAACCTCAGACGGGCCTGACCCCGCAGCAGCGGGTCGACGCCTGGCTGGCCGACTTCGAAGCCGCACTGGCGGCCCGCGACATCGACCGGGCTGCCGCGAAATTCGCCACCGACAGCTTCTGGCGCGACCTCGTGTCGTTCACCTGGAACATCAAGACGGTCGAGGGCCGCGACGCCATCGCCGGGATGCTGGGTGCCCGGCTGGCCGACACCGACCCGTCAGGGTTTCGGACCCGCGAGACGCCCACTGCCGATGGCGACGTGACCTCGGCGTTCATCGAGTTCGAAACCGCCGTCGGCCGGGGAACCGGACATCTTCGGCTCAAGGGCGACCAGGCGTGGACGCTGCTGACCGCGCTGCAGGAGCTGACCGGGTTCGAGGAGGCCAAGGGTCCGTCGCGGGTGATGGGTGCCGTGCACGGTGACGACCCGGACCCGCGGTCCTGGGCGGAGAAACGTGCCGAGGAGCAGGCCGAACTGGGCCGCTCGATTCAGCCGTACGTACTGGTCATCGGCGGCGGTCAGGGCGGCATTGCGCTCGGCGCGCGGCTGCGTCAACTCCGGGTGCCCGCCATCGTCGTCGACCGCCACGAGCGGCCCGGCGATCAGTGGCGCAAGCGGTACAAGTCGCTGTGCCTGCACGACCCGGTCTGGTACGACCACCTGCCCTACCTGCCGTTCCCGCCGAACTGGCCGGTGTTCGCCCCCAAGGACAAGATCGGTGACTGGCTGGAGTTCTACACGCGGGTGATGGAGGTCCCGTACTGGTCGAAGACGACGTGCCTGTCGGCGTCCTACGACGAGTCCGCCGGCATCTGGACGGTCGAGGTGGACCGCGACGGTGAGCGACTCACCCTGCATCCGACGCAGCTGGTGCTGGCCACCGGGATGTCGGGCAAGCCGAGCGTGCCGACGCTGCCGGGACAGGACGTCTTCCGCGGCGACCAGCACCATTCGAGTGCGCATCCCGGGCCGGACGCCTACGTGGGCAAGAAGGCGGTCGTGATCGGATCGAACAACTCCGCCCACGACATCTGCAAGGCGCTCTACGAGAACGGCGTCGACGTGACGATGGTGCAGCGGTCCTCGACGCACATCGTCAAGTCCGACAGCCTGATGGAGATCGGCCTGGGCGACCTGTACTCCGAACGCGCACTGGCGGCGGGAATGACCACCGAGAAGGCCGACCTGACATTCGCCTCGCTGCCCTACCGGATCATGCACGAATTCCAGATCCCGCTCTATGACCAGATGCGCGAGCGGGACAAGGACTTCTATGACCGGCTTGAGGCGGCCGGCTTCGAGTTGGATTGGGGCGCAGACGGTTCCGGACTGTTCATGAAGTACCTGCGGCGCGGGTCCGGTTACTACATCGACGTCGGCGCATGTGATCTGGTGGCCGACGGCAAGATCAAACTGGCCCACGGCCAGGTCGCCCGACTCACCGAGGATTCGGTGGTGCTGGCCGACGGCACGCAGTTGCCCGCCGACGTGGTGGTCTATGCCACCGGGTTCGGCTCGATGAACGGCTGGGCGGCCGATCTCATCGGCCAGGACGTCGCCGACAAGGTGGGCAAGGTGTGGGGTCTGGGCTCGGACACCCCGAAGGATCCCGGACCGTGGGAGGGCGAGCAACGCAACATGTGGAAGCCCACCCAGCAGGACAACCTGTGGTTCCACGGCGGCAATCTGCACCAATCACGGCATTATTCGCTGTATTTGGCGCTTCAGCTCAAGGCACGGTTCGAGGGGATTCCGACCCCGGTGTACGGCTTGCAGGAGGTGCATCACCTGAGTTAG
- a CDS encoding 2,3-butanediol dehydrogenase: MKAAVYYGPNKVEIDDVAEPQPAPGSVKLRVGFNGICGTDLHEYYAGPIFVPTEPHPLTGQQLPLTIGHEFSGTITALGDGVTGWAEGDRVAVEPIYKCDHCGPCQAGNYNVCQQIGFHGLMSDGGMAEYTTVPTSMLHKLPDNVSLELGALVEPMSVAYHAATLGDVHPGDTAMVFGAGPIGIGLWFALRGKGIDDVLVVEPSATRRAAIEALGARTLDPAAVDVAAFIADHTGGRGADAAFDAAGVTPAVATALACVGSRKPMISVAIYEKPLETPLLNLVMNESRIQGSLCYTGADFEAVIALMAKGAYDTTGWVATIPIDDVVDEGFEALHAGKKMKVLVDPTI, translated from the coding sequence ATGAAAGCAGCTGTCTACTACGGACCCAACAAAGTCGAGATCGATGACGTCGCCGAACCGCAGCCGGCGCCGGGCAGCGTCAAACTCAGGGTCGGATTCAACGGCATCTGCGGCACCGACCTCCACGAGTACTACGCGGGCCCGATCTTCGTGCCGACCGAGCCGCACCCGCTGACCGGACAACAACTGCCGCTGACGATCGGCCACGAGTTCTCCGGGACCATCACCGCGCTGGGCGACGGTGTCACCGGCTGGGCCGAGGGTGACCGGGTGGCCGTCGAACCCATCTACAAGTGTGACCACTGCGGACCCTGCCAAGCCGGCAACTACAACGTCTGCCAGCAGATCGGCTTCCACGGCCTGATGTCCGACGGCGGCATGGCCGAGTACACCACCGTCCCGACGTCCATGCTGCACAAGCTGCCGGACAACGTCTCCCTGGAGCTCGGCGCTCTCGTCGAGCCGATGTCGGTGGCCTACCACGCCGCCACCCTCGGTGACGTGCACCCCGGCGACACCGCCATGGTGTTCGGCGCCGGCCCGATCGGCATCGGCCTCTGGTTCGCCCTGCGGGGCAAGGGGATTGACGATGTTCTCGTCGTAGAGCCGTCAGCCACGAGGCGCGCCGCCATCGAAGCGCTCGGCGCCCGCACCCTCGACCCGGCCGCGGTGGACGTGGCTGCCTTCATTGCCGATCACACCGGTGGCAGGGGAGCCGACGCAGCCTTCGACGCCGCAGGCGTCACCCCGGCCGTCGCGACCGCCCTGGCGTGTGTCGGATCGCGCAAACCGATGATCAGTGTCGCGATCTACGAAAAGCCTTTGGAAACACCACTTCTGAATCTCGTTATGAACGAGAGTCGCATCCAGGGCTCACTGTGCTACACCGGAGCCGACTTCGAAGCCGTCATCGCACTCATGGCCAAAGGTGCCTACGACACCACCGGCTGGGTCGCCACGATCCCCATCGACGACGTCGTCGACGAAGGATTCGAGGCGCTACACGCCGGCAAGAAGATGAAAGTTCTCGTCGACCCCACCATCTGA
- a CDS encoding acetoin reductase, translating into MTLEGKVALVTGAARGIGRGIALRLARDGADIALVDLRTDGVESVAAEIAEIGGKATTFAADISDRDQVFAAVEHAAAALGGFDIMVNNAGIALVGSIAEVTPEEMARVWAINVNGVLFGIQAAAAKFKELGRPGKIINASSIAGHDGFAMLGVYSASKFAVRALTQAAAKEHAADGITVNAYCPGVVGTDMWVEIDKRFAELTGAAEGETYQKFVGGIALGRAETPDDVAGFVSYLAGPDADYMTGQAGLIDGGLVYR; encoded by the coding sequence ATGACACTGGAAGGCAAGGTGGCCCTGGTCACCGGAGCAGCCCGCGGGATCGGGCGAGGGATCGCGCTACGACTGGCCCGCGACGGCGCTGACATCGCGCTGGTCGATCTGCGCACCGACGGCGTCGAGTCGGTCGCCGCCGAGATCGCCGAAATAGGCGGCAAAGCAACGACTTTCGCTGCCGACATCAGTGACCGTGACCAGGTTTTCGCCGCCGTCGAGCACGCTGCCGCAGCGCTGGGCGGGTTCGACATCATGGTCAACAACGCCGGCATCGCCCTGGTCGGCTCCATCGCCGAGGTGACACCCGAGGAGATGGCGCGAGTCTGGGCGATCAACGTCAACGGAGTGCTGTTTGGCATTCAGGCGGCGGCCGCGAAGTTCAAGGAACTCGGCCGCCCCGGAAAGATCATTAATGCCTCCTCCATCGCCGGCCACGACGGATTCGCGATGCTCGGCGTCTACAGCGCGTCGAAGTTCGCGGTACGGGCGCTCACCCAGGCCGCCGCCAAGGAACACGCCGCCGACGGGATCACCGTCAACGCCTACTGCCCCGGCGTGGTCGGCACCGACATGTGGGTGGAGATCGACAAGCGCTTCGCCGAACTGACCGGCGCCGCCGAGGGCGAGACCTACCAGAAGTTCGTCGGCGGAATCGCCCTCGGCCGTGCCGAGACCCCCGACGATGTGGCCGGATTCGTGTCGTATCTGGCCGGCCCCGATGCCGACTACATGACCGGCCAAGCCGGCCTAATCGACGGCGGCCTGGTTTACCGCTGA